GCCCGGGCGACAACGGTCATGACATTCGCCTTGAAGGCATTGATGCGCCCGAGATCGGCCAGCGCTGCCGCGACAAGGCGGGACGCGATTATGATTGCGGGCGCAAAGCCAGGACACACCTGAAATCCATTATTGCCGGCCGCGATGTCAGCTGCCGTACCATGGACGTCGACCGTTATCAGCGATCGGTTTCCGTCTGCCATGCCGGTGGGACCGAGCTGAACCGGCAGATGGTGGCCGATGGATGGGCAGTGGCCTACAGGCTTCCGGTATATGTTCGTTCCGAACGTAACGCCAAGACAGCGCGCAAGGGTATGTGGCAGG
Above is a window of Anderseniella sp. Alg231-50 DNA encoding:
- a CDS encoding thermonuclease family protein, coding for MSRRRRGRPLWRTGLDALVVVGLTVLVLGVMEFLPGNNVAGNMRVIDGDSLRPGDNGHDIRLEGIDAPEIGQRCRDKAGRDYDCGRKARTHLKSIIAGRDVSCRTMDVDRYQRSVSVCHAGGTELNRQMVADGWAVAYRLPVYVRSERNAKTARKGMWQGEFDEPENWRRLNRSDSAGSPGEPD